Proteins from a single region of Tachysurus vachellii isolate PV-2020 chromosome 15, HZAU_Pvac_v1, whole genome shotgun sequence:
- the mrpl44 gene encoding 39S ribosomal protein L44, mitochondrial: MAACRTLLSRGVLTLGLHYQRVCRSVLVTQSREKKRWMKSYTLLMERKRRLQGPPTPSPRSQQPNWDYHAEVEAFSARLNERFSTDLLKTAFVNPCYIRSEEERRRSLGVDAESTALNLRDNTELQEHGRKFTLVFLSDWCRNSFPSLPEDGVAAIVSHLTGSEVMCHVALNLAVEELAMTAEFPVPDDVLQATFFAVIGALEQSSGSGRAGLFIRDFLVTQLIGKDLFDMWKVSNPMGLLVDELSRRGASLPEPRLLQSSGASTVLPLYFVGLYCDKRLLAHGPGETLSAAEDEAARVALRKLFSYTENRKPFDFYTKQEQPETSAVNKAINRG; encoded by the exons ATGGCGGCGTGTAGGACGCTTCTGAGTCGAGGCGTGTTAACGCTTGGGCTTCATTATCAGCGTGTGTGCAGAAGTGTCCTGGTCACACAGAGCAGGGAGAAGAAGCGATGGATGAAGTCTTACACACTGCTcatggagaggaagaggagactCCAAGGACCTCCAACACCGAGCCCACG ctctcAGCAGCCTAACTGGGACTATCACGCTGAGGTGGAGGCGTTCAGCGCCCGGCTGAATGAACGTTTCTCCACAGACCTCCTGAAGACGGCGTTTGTGAACCCCTGCTACATTCGCTCCGAGGAGGAGAGACGCCGCTCGTTGGGTGTAGATGCTGAGAGCACAGCATTAAACCTCAGAGACAACACGGAGCTGCAGGAACACGGGCGTAAATTCACACTG GTTTTCCTCAGTGACTGGTGCAGGAACAGCTTCCCCAGTTTGCCGGAAGACGGCGTAGCGGCCATCGTGAGTCATCTGACCGGGTCGGAGGTCATGTGCCATGTGGCTCTGAACCTGGCGGTGGAGGAGCTGGCGATGACGGCGGAGTTTCCTGTTCCAGATGACGTGCTTCAGGCGACGTTCTTCGCTGTAATTGGTGCGCTGGAGCAGAGCAGCGGCTCAGGGAGGGCGGGGCTTTTCATCAGG gacttCCTCGTGACACAGCTAATAGGGAAGGACCTGTTTGACATGTGGAAGGTGTCGAACCCTATGGGGTTGTTGGTGGACGAGCTGAGTCGGAGAGGAGCTTCACTCCCtgagccacgcctccttcagtccTCAGGAGCCAGCACAGTCCTCCCACTTTACTTCGTCGGCCTTTACTG tgataaGAGGCTGCTGGCTCATGGTCCTGGTGAGACTCTATCAGCTGCAGAGGACGAGGCAGCACGCGTGGCTCTGAGGAAACTCTTCAGCTACACAGAAAACCGTAAACCGTTCGACTTCTACACAAAACAAGAGCAGCCTGAAACATCAGCAGTGAACAAGGCGATTAACAGAGgataa
- the mffa gene encoding mitochondrial fission factor homolog B isoform X4, with product MNGAAFPSPTAEMAEMNRIHYELQYTEGISQRMRVPEMLKVASYASEEKDGSTNPGHDLLHTAMMQVPDRIIIAGDQEDTQFSRPRDLDLIQSTPLETLSLKTPPRVLTLNERPLDFMEMEQPSEEVRMQTRARRERSVSENAAVRHNGQVPRNDSSFALDTTMEGGEDLAVADATALRRQIIKLNRRLQLLEEENKERAKREMIMYSITVAFWLINSWVWLRR from the exons ATGAACGGAGCGGCGTTTCCGTCTCCCACAGCCGAAATGGCCGAGATGAACCGCATCCACTACGAGCTTCAGTACACGGAGGGCATCAGCCAGCGCATGCGTGTACCTGAGATGCTGAAGGTCGCCTCATACGCGAGCGAGGAGAAGGACGGTAGCACCAATCCAGGCCACGATTTGCTGCACACGGCCATGATGCAGGTCCCCGACAGGATCATCATAGCAG GAGACCAGGAAGACACACAGTTCTCCAGACCTAGAGATCTGGATCTGATCCAGTCCACACCGCTCGAGACGTTGTCTCTGAAGACGCCTCCTCGGGTTCTCACCCTCAACGAACGGCCCCTTGACTTCATGGAAATGGAGCAGCCCAGTGAAGAG gtacgtATGCAGACCAGAGCACGCAGAGAACGTTCAGTCAGCGAAAACGCAGCTGTGCGTCACAACGGCCAGGTGCCCAGAAACGACTCCTC ATTTGCGCTGGACACGACTATGGAAGGTGGAGAAGATCTGGCTGTGGCAGACGCTACAGCTTTAAGGAGACAG ATCATCAAACTGAACCGAAGGCTGCAGCTCTTAGAGGAAGAGAATAAAGAGCGAGCCAAGCGTGAGATGATCATGTACTCCATTACTGTGGCCTTCTGGCTCATCAACAGCTGGGTGTGGCTCCGTCgctga
- the mffa gene encoding mitochondrial fission factor homolog B isoform X1 — MNPALEKMNGAAFPSPTAEMAEMNRIHYELQYTEGISQRMRVPEMLKVASYASEEKDGSTNPGHDLLHTAMMQVPDRIIIAGDQEDTQFSRPRDLDLIQSTPLETLSLKTPPRVLTLNERPLDFMEMEQPSEEVRMQTRARRERSVSENAAVRHNGQVPRNDSSVSPPSPSTLRALSLRRPPDDVQGVSGARSVLSFLQSSTRRAYQQLLEVLDENQRSKPSLRGGSTSSNLQHDSRFALDTTMEGGEDLAVADATALRRQIIKLNRRLQLLEEENKERAKREMIMYSITVAFWLINSWVWLRR, encoded by the exons ATGAATCCAGCTTTGGAGaag ATGAACGGAGCGGCGTTTCCGTCTCCCACAGCCGAAATGGCCGAGATGAACCGCATCCACTACGAGCTTCAGTACACGGAGGGCATCAGCCAGCGCATGCGTGTACCTGAGATGCTGAAGGTCGCCTCATACGCGAGCGAGGAGAAGGACGGTAGCACCAATCCAGGCCACGATTTGCTGCACACGGCCATGATGCAGGTCCCCGACAGGATCATCATAGCAG GAGACCAGGAAGACACACAGTTCTCCAGACCTAGAGATCTGGATCTGATCCAGTCCACACCGCTCGAGACGTTGTCTCTGAAGACGCCTCCTCGGGTTCTCACCCTCAACGAACGGCCCCTTGACTTCATGGAAATGGAGCAGCCCAGTGAAGAG gtacgtATGCAGACCAGAGCACGCAGAGAACGTTCAGTCAGCGAAAACGCAGCTGTGCGTCACAACGGCCAGGTGCCCAGAAACGACTCCTC tgtttctcctccttctccgtCCACTCTGCGTGCTCTGTCGCTCCGTCGTCCTCCTGATGATGTGCAGGGTGTTTCTGGTGCACGCAGCGTTCTCTCCTTCCTCCAGTCCAGCACTCGTCGGGCCTACCAGCAGCTTCTGGAGGTCCTGGATGAGAACCAGCGCAG tAAGCCTTCTCTCAGGGGAGGTTCCACCTCCTCTAACCTCCAGCATGACAGCAG ATTTGCGCTGGACACGACTATGGAAGGTGGAGAAGATCTGGCTGTGGCAGACGCTACAGCTTTAAGGAGACAG ATCATCAAACTGAACCGAAGGCTGCAGCTCTTAGAGGAAGAGAATAAAGAGCGAGCCAAGCGTGAGATGATCATGTACTCCATTACTGTGGCCTTCTGGCTCATCAACAGCTGGGTGTGGCTCCGTCgctga
- the mffa gene encoding mitochondrial fission factor homolog B isoform X3: MNGAAFPSPTAEMAEMNRIHYELQYTEGISQRMRVPEMLKVASYASEEKDGSTNPGHDLLHTAMMQVPDRIIIAGDQEDTQFSRPRDLDLIQSTPLETLSLKTPPRVLTLNERPLDFMEMEQPSEEVRMQTRARRERSVSENAAVRHNGQVPRNDSSKPSLRGGSTSSNLQHDSRFALDTTMEGGEDLAVADATALRRQIIKLNRRLQLLEEENKERAKREMIMYSITVAFWLINSWVWLRR; encoded by the exons ATGAACGGAGCGGCGTTTCCGTCTCCCACAGCCGAAATGGCCGAGATGAACCGCATCCACTACGAGCTTCAGTACACGGAGGGCATCAGCCAGCGCATGCGTGTACCTGAGATGCTGAAGGTCGCCTCATACGCGAGCGAGGAGAAGGACGGTAGCACCAATCCAGGCCACGATTTGCTGCACACGGCCATGATGCAGGTCCCCGACAGGATCATCATAGCAG GAGACCAGGAAGACACACAGTTCTCCAGACCTAGAGATCTGGATCTGATCCAGTCCACACCGCTCGAGACGTTGTCTCTGAAGACGCCTCCTCGGGTTCTCACCCTCAACGAACGGCCCCTTGACTTCATGGAAATGGAGCAGCCCAGTGAAGAG gtacgtATGCAGACCAGAGCACGCAGAGAACGTTCAGTCAGCGAAAACGCAGCTGTGCGTCACAACGGCCAGGTGCCCAGAAACGACTCCTC tAAGCCTTCTCTCAGGGGAGGTTCCACCTCCTCTAACCTCCAGCATGACAGCAG ATTTGCGCTGGACACGACTATGGAAGGTGGAGAAGATCTGGCTGTGGCAGACGCTACAGCTTTAAGGAGACAG ATCATCAAACTGAACCGAAGGCTGCAGCTCTTAGAGGAAGAGAATAAAGAGCGAGCCAAGCGTGAGATGATCATGTACTCCATTACTGTGGCCTTCTGGCTCATCAACAGCTGGGTGTGGCTCCGTCgctga
- the mffa gene encoding mitochondrial fission factor homolog B isoform X2, protein MNGAAFPSPTAEMAEMNRIHYELQYTEGISQRMRVPEMLKVASYASEEKDGSTNPGHDLLHTAMMQVPDRIIIAGDQEDTQFSRPRDLDLIQSTPLETLSLKTPPRVLTLNERPLDFMEMEQPSEEVRMQTRARRERSVSENAAVRHNGQVPRNDSSVSPPSPSTLRALSLRRPPDDVQGVSGARSVLSFLQSSTRRAYQQLLEVLDENQRSKPSLRGGSTSSNLQHDSRFALDTTMEGGEDLAVADATALRRQIIKLNRRLQLLEEENKERAKREMIMYSITVAFWLINSWVWLRR, encoded by the exons ATGAACGGAGCGGCGTTTCCGTCTCCCACAGCCGAAATGGCCGAGATGAACCGCATCCACTACGAGCTTCAGTACACGGAGGGCATCAGCCAGCGCATGCGTGTACCTGAGATGCTGAAGGTCGCCTCATACGCGAGCGAGGAGAAGGACGGTAGCACCAATCCAGGCCACGATTTGCTGCACACGGCCATGATGCAGGTCCCCGACAGGATCATCATAGCAG GAGACCAGGAAGACACACAGTTCTCCAGACCTAGAGATCTGGATCTGATCCAGTCCACACCGCTCGAGACGTTGTCTCTGAAGACGCCTCCTCGGGTTCTCACCCTCAACGAACGGCCCCTTGACTTCATGGAAATGGAGCAGCCCAGTGAAGAG gtacgtATGCAGACCAGAGCACGCAGAGAACGTTCAGTCAGCGAAAACGCAGCTGTGCGTCACAACGGCCAGGTGCCCAGAAACGACTCCTC tgtttctcctccttctccgtCCACTCTGCGTGCTCTGTCGCTCCGTCGTCCTCCTGATGATGTGCAGGGTGTTTCTGGTGCACGCAGCGTTCTCTCCTTCCTCCAGTCCAGCACTCGTCGGGCCTACCAGCAGCTTCTGGAGGTCCTGGATGAGAACCAGCGCAG tAAGCCTTCTCTCAGGGGAGGTTCCACCTCCTCTAACCTCCAGCATGACAGCAG ATTTGCGCTGGACACGACTATGGAAGGTGGAGAAGATCTGGCTGTGGCAGACGCTACAGCTTTAAGGAGACAG ATCATCAAACTGAACCGAAGGCTGCAGCTCTTAGAGGAAGAGAATAAAGAGCGAGCCAAGCGTGAGATGATCATGTACTCCATTACTGTGGCCTTCTGGCTCATCAACAGCTGGGTGTGGCTCCGTCgctga